In a single window of the Acyrthosiphon pisum isolate AL4f chromosome X, pea_aphid_22Mar2018_4r6ur, whole genome shotgun sequence genome:
- the LOC103309083 gene encoding probable ATP-dependent RNA helicase ddx42 — MKEEEICVYILKGIREPILHAISLHDNSTLKKLKENLKKYELMQFRINSRSSGISDFTEILNKQVMQLNNETKDSNQEIKRLNRKLEGVDSYNINKIDQLCTKIDQLCTEMHNFKKYDKTVNFEDISRTRDKSPYPGKADHDGRNNYREKSPHPDRYNDNKFRDNNRNTGNSRDRSYSRDRENSFNRSSREMRNNRDRSYDRSRDTSRNRYNNRNRENEANRKRKQQRRDNSRDRYSRSTTPEKLNRRENITCYKCHENGHYANDCNFSKNE, encoded by the coding sequence ATGAAAGAGGAAGAGATTTGCGTGTACATACTAAAGGGTATTAGGGAACCTATACTACACGCAATTTCACTGCATGATAatagtactttaaaaaaattgaaagaaaatttaaaaaaatatgaactgaTGCAATTTAGAATTAATTCTAGAAGTTCAGGTATCAGCGATTTTACGGAAATCTTAAATAAACAAGTAATGCAACTAAACAATGAAACTAAAGACAGCAATCAAGAAATAAAAcgattaaatagaaaattagaaGGAGTGGacagctataatataaataaaatcgatCAACTTTGTACCAAAATCGATCAACTGTGTACCGaaatgcataattttaaaaaatacgacaaGACCGTCAATTTTGAAGATATATCACGCACGAGAGACAAAAGTCCATATCCAGGAAAAGCAGATCACGACGGCAGGAACAATTATAGGGAAAAGAGTCCTCATCCTGATAGATATAACGACAATAAGTTCAGAGATAATAACAGAAATACAGGAAATAGTAGAGACAGGTCTTATTCGAGGGACAGGGAAAATTCATTCAATAGGTCCAGCAGAGAAATGCGTAATAATAGAGATAGGTCTTACGACAGATCCAGAGATACAAGCAGAAATCGATATAACAACAGAAATCGTGAAAATGAAGCAAATAGGAAAAGGAAACAGCAACGTAGGGACAACAGTAGGGACAGATACTCAAGATCCACAACGCCGGAAAAACTTAACAGAAGAGAAAACATAACATGCTACAAATGCCATGAAAATGGACACTATGCTAACGAttgcaatttttcaaaaaacgaaTAG
- the LOC100164923 gene encoding group XV phospholipase A2, producing MWAISGLAFVVWLLTATSASARYPVILVPGDGGSRIDAKLNKPSVVHYLCDKKTNDYSNIWLNLELLVPYAIDCLIDNMRLIYDNVTHTTHSPPGVDIRVPGWGNSSAVEYIDPSLTTFGAYFKSVGDTLVGTGLERDVSIRGAPYDFRKAPNENTEFFVKLKTLTEETYQQNNNTPVVFIVHSMGGCMTLKFLRAQTQKWKDQYVRAMVSLAGAWGGAVKALKVFTVGDDLGVYVLSGSVLKAEQITSPSLAWLLPSPYFWKSDEVLVETDTKNFTVTNYKSFFEGIDYMTGYDMYLDVKQYMDFGPPGVEVHCLHGSAIQTVEKMIFGPGKFPLKYPKLQYGYGDGTVNSRSLEGCNYWSSMQKQKVFHQVFPKADHMTILKDERVMDYIAQLMEKL from the exons ATGTGGGCCATTAGCGGCTTAGCCTTCGTTGTGTGGCTGTTGACCGCGACATCCGCTTCCGCCAGATATCCGGTCATCTTGG ttcctGGTGATGGCGGTAGCCGCATTGATGCTAAATTAAACAAACCCAGTGTCGTTCATTATTTAtgtgataaaaaaacaaatgattatTCTAACATTTGGTTGAATCTCGAATTGTTAGTGCCATATGCAATAGACTGTTTG ATAGATAATATGAGACTGATATATGACAATGTTACCCATACTACTCACAGTCCTCCAGGTGTAGATATAAGAGTACCTGGATGGGGAAATTCTTCTGCTGTTGAATACATTGATCCTAGTTTAACCACATTTGGCGCTTACTTTAAGAGTGTTGGTGATACATTAGTAGGCACTGGTCTTGAGCGAGATGTTTCTATTCGGGGAGCGCCATATGATTTTAGAAAAGCTCCTA atGAAAATACAGAGTTTTTTGTGAAACTAAAGACACTAACTGAAGAAACataccaacaaaataataatacaccagTTGTGTTCATTGTACACAGCATGGGAGGATGTATGACATTGAAATTTTTGCGAGCTCAAACGCAGAAGTGGAAAGATCAATATGTCAGAGCAATGGTTTCATTAGCTGGTGCTTGGGGTGGAGCTGTTAAAGCATTGAAAGTTTTTACCGTAG gtGATGACCTAGGAGTTTATGTACTTAGTGGCAGTGTTCTAAAAGCTGAACAAATTACATCTCCCAGCTTAGCATGGCTTTTACCATCCCCATATTTTTGGAAGTCAGATGAGGTATTAGTGGAAACTGATACAAAAAACTTTACAGTGACAaactataaatcattttttga AGGCATAGACTACATGACTGGCTATGATATGTACTTAGACGTTAAGCAGTACATGGATTTTGGACCACCTGGTGTAGAAGTCCATTGCTTACACGGTAGTGCAATTCAAACAGTTGAAAA AATGATTTTTGGACCAGGAAAATTTCCGCTTAAGTATCCTAAGTTACAATATGGTTATGGCGATGGCACAGTTAATTCCAGAAGCCTAGAAGGTTGCAATTATTGGTCAAGTATGCAAAAGCAAAAAGTTTTCCATCAAGTATTTCCAAAAGCTGACCACATGACAATCTTGAAGGATGAACGAGTAATGGATTACATTGCACAGCTCATGGAAAAACTATAG